One region of Triticum aestivum cultivar Chinese Spring chromosome 6B, IWGSC CS RefSeq v2.1, whole genome shotgun sequence genomic DNA includes:
- the LOC123135858 gene encoding S-(+)-linalool synthase, chloroplastic produces MAAHVFSSVEPPLFSASPVAGVGGRRRRSFRPCMVTSPTRDSHAMADGFDFQEGLKSVKEMLHQNHKEKRKVMTDIDHLKRLCIDHYFQNEINDGMDACLNLVDSDDLLDATLSFRLLREDGYDISADEVLQKFVNENEDFNVDHTKDIRGLLSLQDISHLNMGEASLYKANDFSRKHLTSAIKHLDLNLARYVRHSLDHPYHVSLMQYKARHHLSYLQSLPTRNTAMEELALADFKLNKLQHQMEMQEVKRWWMGLGLAQEIPATRDQILKWYMFPMTILQGQSFSRYRIEITKIIAIVSIVDDIFDVVATQEELSRFTEAIRTWDLAAAASLPSYMRSCYSSLYTITNDIADMAEREHGLNPIDHLKKDWAMLFDAFLLEAKWLSANHVPSLDDYLSNGVITTGGPLALVHLFSMLGHDPTRDATNLTAGRIPPIISCPSKILRLWDDMGSAKDEAQDGLDGSYKELYLKENPGGDAKGHMLALIESEWGELNRECFSRRTFPPSMTRISLNLARMVRVLFGYGEGQTLPVLEEYIRMLLL; encoded by the exons ATGGCGGCGCACGTCTTCTCCTCCGTCGAGCCACCGCTGTTCTCAGCCTCgccggtggccggagttggcggcCGGCGACGTCGATCCTTCCGCCCTTGCATGGTGACGAGCCCTACCCGGGACTCCCACGCGATGGCCGATGGTTTTGACTTCCAG GAGGGCCTGAAGAGTGTTAAGGAAATGCTGCATCAAAACCATAAGGAAAAGAGGAAGGTGATGACTGATATTGATCACCTCAAGCGCCTCTGCATCGACCACTATTTCCAAAACGAGATCAATGATGGCATGGATGCGTGCTTGAATCTTGTTGACAGTGATGATCTACTAGATGCAACACTTTCCTTCAGGCTACTGAGAGAAGATGGATATGATATTTCAGCAG ATGAGGTTCTTCAAAAGTTTGTCAATGAAAACGAGGACTTCAACGTTGATCATACCAAAGACATCAGAGGGTTGCTCAGCTTGCAGGACATATCACACTTGAACATGGGAGAAGCATCACTATACAAGGCAAATGACTTCTCAAGGAAACACCTCACTTCTGCAATTAAACACTTGGACCTAAACCTTGCAAGATATGTGAGGCATTCACTGGATCATCCCTACCATGTGAGCCTGATGCAGTACAAGGCTAGACACCACCTGAGCTATCTCCAGAGCTTGCCCACTCGGAACACTGCAATGGAGGAGCTGGCACTTGCAGACTTCAAGCTTAACAAGTTGCAGCATCAGATGGAAATGCAAGAGGTTAAGAG ATGGTGGATGGGCCTGGGATTGGCTCAAGAAATACCAGCTACGCGTGACCAAATTCTTAAATGGTACATGTTTCCCATGACTATCCTCCAGGGGCAATCCTTCTCCAGATACCGGATTGAGATAACCAAAATCATTGCAATTGTCAGTATTgtggatgacatctttgatgtTGTTGCAACACAAGAGGAGCTTTCTCGCTTCACCGAGGCAATCAGAAC GTGGGATCTTGCAGCTGCTGCATCACTTCCAAGCTACATGAGATCATGCTACAGTTCTCTTTATACAATCACAAATGACATCGCAGATATGGCTGAAAGAGAACATGGGCTGAACCCTATTGATCATCTCAAAAAAGAT tggGCCATGCTTTTCGATGCATTTTTGCTTGAGGCGAAATGGTTGTCTGCTAATCATGTTCCTTCCCTAGATGACTACCTATCGAACGGCGTCATCACTACAGGAGGACCACTTGCACTTGTGCATCTCTTTTCCATGCTAGGACATGATCCAACAAGGGATGCTACAAACCTCACGGCCGGCCGTATCCCTCCGATAATCTCCTGCCCGTCAAAGATCTTGAGACTTTGGGATGACATGGGCAGTGCCAAG GACGAAGCGCAAGATGGCCTGGACGGATCATACAAGGAGTTGTACCTGAAAGAGAACCCCGGTGGCGACGCGAAGGGGCATATGCTGGCGCTGATCGAGAGTGAGTGGGGGGAGCTCAACAGGGAGTGCTTCTCCAGGAGGACATTCCCGCCCAGCATGACCCGGATCTCGCTAAACCTCGCGAGGATGGTGAGGGTCCTCTTTGGCTACGGCGAAGGGCAGACGCTCCCCGTCCTTGAGGAGTACATAAGGATGCTCTTGTTATGA
- the LOC123135859 gene encoding putative HVA22-like protein g: MVVGSFITRALILVLGYAYPAYDCYKTVELNRPEIEQLRFWCQYWILLAMLTVFERVGDNFISWLPMYSEAKLAFIVYLWYPKTQGTSYVYESFFKPYIAKHESEIDRNLLELRTRASDIAVTYFHKVADYSQSRFHEILQYIASQSQGSRSQAQQQQQRPPPPRTRMANPAPPPVPAPTAPPMPPQAAQVPPTPPRMQVQDKGPVPVAPPGAVPPVQQQTPSCPGPVAGNSPPKSEDMLVDQSGPSTSNVPPRPTMPEDEETLIQEAIRLTRGRLRRRMGGSGPPSN; this comes from the exons ATGGTTGTCGGATCATTCATCACCAGAGCTTTAAT ACTTGTTCTTGGATATGCATATCCAGCTTATGATTGTTACAAGACAGTGGAGCTGAATAGGCCTGAGATTGAGCAGTTGCGGTTCTGGTGTCAGTACTG GATTTTACTTGCAATGCTTACTGTTTTCGAGAGAGTTGGGGATAATTTCATATCATG GTTGCCAATGTATAGTGAAGCAAAGCTGGCTTTTATTGTGTATTTGTGGTATCCTAAGACACAG GGGACTTCATATGTCTATGAGTCGTTCTTCAAGCCTTATATCGCAAAACACGAATCTGAGATTGATCGCAATCTTCTTGAGTTGAGGACAAGGGCTAGTGATATTGCTGTTACTTACTTCCACAAGGTTGCAGACTACAGCCAGTCAAGGTTCCATGAAATCTTGCAATATATTGCTTCTCAATCACAAGGATCTCGTTCTCAG gcacagcaacagcagcagcgtcCACCACCTCCACGGACTCGGATGGCGAATCCTGCACCACCACCTGTTCCCGCACCAACGGCACCACCGATGCCGCCACAGGCCGCCCAAGTTCCTCCTACTCCACCAAGGATGCAGGTGCAAGATAAAGGCCCAGTTCCAGTTGCCCCTCCTGGCGCAGTGCCTCCTGTGCAGCAACAAACACCTTCCTGTCCTGGCCCTGTCGCCGGCAACAGCCCCCCAAAGAGTGAAGACATGCTGGTTGATCAATCTGGGCCTTCGACAAGCAACGTGCCACCCCGCCCAACAATGCCTGAAGACGAGGAGACGCTCATCCAGGAGGCTATTCGGTTGACTCGGGGCCGGCTCAGGAGGCGCATGGGTGGATCTGGACCTCCATCCAACTAG